A genome region from Methanobacterium sp. includes the following:
- the cobA gene encoding uroporphyrinogen-III C-methyltransferase: MVVYLVGAGPGDPDLVTLKAIKTLQKADVVVYDRLANEEILKYASGAGMIYVGKRAGAHSKKQEEINQILIEQGKKHDIVVRLKGGDPFVFGRGGEEILALQDEGIAVEVVPGVTSAIGVPTTVGLPVTHRGVATSFTVVTGHEDPTKKERQVQWNYNADTIVILMGVGHLEENINEIMKYKDPQTPVCVIEKGTTPDERIVIGTLDNITKKHINPPALVIIGPVVDVFEDIRNNRPEDSV, encoded by the coding sequence ATGGTAGTTTATTTAGTAGGTGCAGGACCCGGGGATCCAGATCTAGTGACCCTTAAAGCCATTAAAACCCTGCAAAAAGCAGATGTAGTGGTTTATGATCGTCTGGCCAATGAGGAAATACTCAAGTACGCCAGTGGCGCAGGCATGATCTACGTGGGTAAAAGGGCAGGAGCCCACTCCAAAAAACAGGAAGAAATAAACCAGATACTCATAGAACAGGGAAAAAAACATGATATAGTGGTCCGCCTCAAGGGAGGTGACCCCTTTGTCTTTGGTAGGGGTGGCGAGGAAATACTAGCCCTGCAGGATGAGGGAATAGCTGTGGAAGTGGTGCCGGGTGTAACCTCCGCTATTGGTGTCCCTACCACAGTAGGGCTGCCTGTAACCCACCGAGGGGTGGCCACTTCATTCACTGTGGTAACTGGCCATGAAGATCCCACTAAAAAAGAGAGGCAGGTTCAGTGGAACTACAATGCAGATACCATTGTTATTCTCATGGGTGTGGGCCATCTGGAGGAAAATATTAATGAAATCATGAAGTACAAGGATCCCCAGACTCCAGTGTGTGTCATTGAAAAGGGCACTACCCCTGATGAGCGAATTGTAATCGGTACTCTGGACAACATTACCAAAAAACATATCAATCCCCCGGCCCTGGTGATAATCGGACCAGTGGTTGATGTTTTTGAGGATATACGGAATAATAGACCAGAGGATTCAGTATGA
- a CDS encoding carboxymuconolactone decarboxylase family protein: MSEDRYQKGMENLKKMNPDSYRNLEKLLDDVAPDMARYIAEFPYGDIYSRPGLDLKTRELVTIASITTLGSAQTELKSHVHGALNVGCTPREIIEVIIQMAVYAGFPAAINGLISAKEVFQERNEDFEK, encoded by the coding sequence ATGAGTGAAGATAGATACCAGAAAGGCATGGAAAATTTGAAAAAAATGAATCCTGATTCTTACAGAAACCTGGAAAAACTCTTAGATGATGTAGCCCCTGATATGGCTCGTTACATTGCTGAATTCCCCTATGGGGATATCTATTCCAGGCCAGGTCTGGATCTTAAAACCCGGGAACTGGTTACCATTGCCTCCATCACCACCCTGGGAAGCGCTCAGACAGAGCTTAAAAGTCACGTCCACGGTGCTTTAAACGTAGGCTGCACTCCCCGTGAGATAATCGAAGTCATAATCCAGATGGCTGTTTATGCTGGTTTTCCAGCCGCAATTAATGGCTTAATATCAGCTAAAGAAGTTTTCCAGGAAAGGAATGAAGATTTTGAAAAATAA
- the purQ gene encoding phosphoribosylformylglycinamidine synthase subunit PurQ — MKVGIIRFPGSNCDRDVFCALELAGAEPDYVWWNQRDLSQFEAIVIPGGFSYGDYLRAGAIAAITPVIEGIKEIVKDEKPVLGICNGAQILAEVGLVPGVFTLNQKAQFICEWVELEVKTNRTPFTHLYQKNEVIKIPIAHAEGRYYTEYIDELRDQDQIVLGFEGENPNGSMDAITGVCDLEGLVCAVMPHPERASESILGSDDGLKFFKGIVDSK; from the coding sequence ATGAAAGTGGGGATCATACGCTTCCCCGGCTCCAACTGCGACCGGGACGTGTTCTGCGCCCTGGAACTTGCTGGAGCTGAACCTGATTATGTCTGGTGGAACCAGAGGGACCTATCACAATTTGAAGCAATTGTTATCCCCGGAGGGTTCTCTTATGGGGATTATCTTCGTGCAGGAGCTATTGCAGCCATCACCCCCGTGATTGAAGGAATCAAAGAGATTGTCAAGGATGAAAAACCAGTTTTAGGAATATGTAACGGTGCCCAGATCCTGGCAGAAGTAGGCCTGGTGCCCGGAGTGTTCACCCTCAACCAAAAAGCACAGTTCATCTGCGAATGGGTTGAATTAGAGGTTAAAACCAATAGAACACCTTTTACTCATCTTTACCAGAAGAATGAAGTCATCAAGATACCCATCGCACATGCTGAAGGTCGTTATTACACAGAATACATTGATGAGCTTCGTGATCAGGACCAAATTGTACTGGGATTTGAAGGGGAGAACCCCAATGGTTCCATGGATGCGATTACTGGAGTATGTGACCTGGAAGGACTGGTGTGTGCAGTTATGCCCCACCCTGAAAGAGCTTCAGAATCTATTTTAGGATCAGATGATGGTTTAAAGTTTTTTAAGGGAATTGTCGATTCTAAATAA
- a CDS encoding histidinol phosphate phosphatase domain-containing protein: MGKRIDLHTHSIFSDGELLPSEIARRACVLGHQAVAITDHVDASNLDCVGRVINAVLDIRDNWDIEIVPGAEITHAPSEIIPKLAKKAKELGAEVIVVHGETLVEPVIEGTNWSAVNCTDVDVLAHPGLITHEEARIAKENDIALEISARRGHSLGNGHVVQVALEVGANLVVDTDTHAPGDLVNYEMAEKIALGAGLPEKEIKKVLRDNPLNILQKKGIL, encoded by the coding sequence ATGGGAAAACGAATAGACTTACACACCCATAGCATATTCAGTGATGGTGAACTCCTACCATCTGAAATAGCACGTCGAGCCTGCGTTTTAGGCCATCAGGCAGTGGCAATCACCGACCATGTGGATGCCTCCAATCTGGACTGTGTTGGACGAGTTATTAACGCAGTTTTAGACATCAGAGATAACTGGGACATTGAAATTGTTCCTGGAGCGGAAATAACCCATGCACCCTCTGAAATAATCCCCAAACTGGCAAAAAAGGCCAAGGAATTAGGGGCAGAAGTCATTGTAGTGCACGGTGAGACACTGGTGGAACCAGTGATTGAAGGGACCAACTGGAGTGCGGTTAACTGTACCGATGTTGATGTGTTAGCACACCCCGGCCTTATAACCCATGAAGAAGCACGAATTGCTAAAGAAAATGATATAGCTTTGGAGATAAGTGCCCGGAGAGGTCACAGTCTGGGTAATGGACATGTGGTTCAGGTGGCCTTGGAAGTGGGGGCCAATCTGGTGGTGGACACTGACACCCATGCACCAGGAGACTTGGTAAACTATGAAATGGCTGAGAAAATAGCATTAGGGGCAGGTCTACCTGAAAAAGAAATTAAAAAAGTTTTAAGGGATAACCCTCTGAACATACTCCAAAAAAAGGGTATACTATAA
- the recJ gene encoding single-stranded-DNA-specific exonuclease RecJ produces MAAIQDMNKSLAKANEMIRNAEDVKIYSHIDCDGISAGAILSSTLDRLGIDHEIDFITLDRIPELEKDHDLTIFSDLGSGQNLDNFNTSGSKILILDHHPPVRKISSGENGFLEINPNYYGIDGSYQVSGGGMCYLLAKTFDFYDLSWIGVLSAVGDMQNSLSGKLVGINEGILNDGINKGLVGSVNDLSIYGRQTRPLFVALSYFGDVKLPITNNRNEAMQFLKNLNIPLKNGRKQRTLYDLSREEKGRIFTELVRMMSREVPPRYVKYIPRLVAGDAYEFMEEEEYSPLRDASEFSTAINACSRHKNPEIALKVLKGDRGMALDDMEMLSKEHRQYLAQKMNWVQEEDRIKSMKNLQYFQGNEIKSEVIGTIAGMILSYGDWRKPMIGFTRINDENDGLKISLRCSRLLAFDGIHFGHIISKVAAKVGGSGGGHSVACGAYIPSEKQEQFLKLFDESLNGVL; encoded by the coding sequence ATGGCTGCTATACAAGATATGAATAAATCCCTGGCTAAAGCTAATGAAATGATTAGAAATGCAGAGGATGTTAAAATATACAGCCACATAGACTGTGATGGAATATCCGCCGGAGCAATACTATCCTCAACACTGGATCGTCTGGGAATAGACCATGAAATAGATTTTATAACCCTTGACCGGATTCCAGAACTGGAAAAAGATCATGACCTCACCATATTCTCAGATCTGGGTTCAGGACAAAATTTAGATAATTTCAACACTTCTGGATCCAAAATTCTCATCCTGGACCATCACCCCCCGGTAAGGAAAATATCCTCAGGAGAAAATGGTTTTCTGGAGATAAACCCCAACTACTACGGCATCGATGGTTCATATCAGGTTTCAGGGGGAGGTATGTGTTACCTTCTGGCTAAAACTTTTGATTTTTATGATTTAAGCTGGATTGGTGTTTTAAGTGCTGTTGGAGATATGCAAAACAGTTTATCCGGGAAGTTAGTGGGTATAAATGAAGGTATATTAAACGATGGGATTAATAAGGGATTGGTGGGATCAGTCAATGACCTGTCCATCTATGGAAGGCAAACCAGACCATTATTTGTGGCTTTATCCTACTTTGGTGATGTGAAACTTCCCATCACCAACAATCGTAATGAAGCCATGCAGTTTTTGAAAAATCTGAACATACCACTTAAAAATGGTAGAAAACAGCGCACACTTTACGATTTAAGCAGGGAAGAGAAGGGCAGGATCTTCACTGAACTGGTGAGAATGATGAGCCGGGAAGTACCACCCCGTTATGTTAAGTACATTCCCCGTCTGGTGGCAGGGGATGCCTATGAATTCATGGAAGAGGAAGAGTACTCGCCCCTCCGTGATGCCAGTGAATTTTCAACAGCCATCAACGCCTGCAGCCGGCATAAAAATCCAGAAATAGCTTTAAAGGTTCTTAAAGGGGATAGAGGTATGGCTCTGGATGATATGGAAATGTTAAGTAAGGAACACCGCCAGTATCTGGCCCAGAAGATGAACTGGGTTCAGGAAGAGGACCGGATTAAAAGCATGAAGAACCTGCAGTACTTCCAGGGTAATGAAATTAAAAGTGAGGTTATCGGGACCATAGCCGGCATGATTCTCAGTTATGGTGACTGGAGAAAACCAATGATTGGTTTCACTCGGATAAATGATGAAAATGATGGTTTGAAGATTTCTCTGCGTTGTTCCAGACTTTTAGCCTTTGATGGGATTCATTTCGGCCATATCATAAGTAAGGTAGCAGCCAAGGTAGGGGGCAGTGGTGGTGGTCACTCTGTGGCCTGCGGTGCTTACATCCCCAGTGAAAAACAGGAGCAATTCCTGAAACTCTTCGACGAATCCCTGAATGGTGTCCTGTAA
- the mtxX gene encoding methanogenesis marker protein Mmp4/MtxX: protein MKIAAGVGENQAIVQAARRVDFKVVLTKSENELLDLLLTGKVNAAVRGSLSASHLMASLRGKYPEVYRASLLEFKGHQFLLAPVGIDEGDNLEQKKKIIDYGAKFLEKMGLNPKIAILSGGRPQDVGRSPKIDDSIREAEELTRITRDKYTVKHYFILIEDAVADGANLILAPDGISGNLIFRSLVFLGSLKSHGAVTLGIKEIFIDTSRSQSEDGYLRALKLAEKLARTK from the coding sequence ATGAAAATCGCAGCAGGTGTGGGTGAGAATCAGGCCATAGTTCAGGCGGCTCGTAGGGTTGATTTTAAGGTTGTTTTGACGAAGTCAGAAAATGAACTATTAGACCTTTTATTAACCGGGAAGGTCAATGCTGCAGTGAGAGGATCACTCAGTGCCTCCCATCTAATGGCAAGTCTTCGGGGGAAGTATCCTGAAGTTTACCGAGCATCACTCCTGGAGTTTAAAGGACACCAGTTTCTCCTAGCTCCAGTAGGGATTGATGAAGGAGATAACCTGGAACAAAAAAAGAAAATCATTGATTACGGGGCCAAATTCCTGGAAAAGATGGGCTTAAATCCTAAAATAGCAATTCTCTCTGGGGGAAGGCCACAGGATGTGGGAAGGAGCCCTAAAATTGATGATTCCATCCGGGAAGCTGAAGAGTTAACCCGGATCACAAGGGATAAATATACGGTTAAACATTACTTTATATTAATAGAAGATGCCGTTGCTGATGGAGCTAATCTAATACTGGCACCAGACGGTATCAGCGGAAACCTGATTTTCCGCAGTCTTGTTTTCCTGGGTTCGCTTAAAAGCCATGGGGCAGTGACCCTGGGTATTAAAGAAATATTCATTGACACTTCCCGATCCCAGAGTGAAGATGGCTACTTGCGAGCTCTTAAACTGGCAGAAAAACTGGCCAGAACCAAATAA
- a CDS encoding pantoate kinase, translated as MQSLVFAPSHITGFFEIIDHSNPLIRGSRGAGVVLDQGVLTTVDACEGNGEIIIKTNGKTNDLNFPLEGSITYKTLDLLKKHFSEEIGWDQLKIIVNHRINVPIESGFGASAGFALGTSIGLSKLLKLPLTFNQAAAVAHNAEVDLKTGMGDVMGSVIGGFPVRIEPGAPGYGKADKLLDGRERGSKDDGEGLFVISKSLGTIETASVLNDPDMTHKVNSVARDMLQKLLLNPQVTNFMDLSLEFAQKTGLIDPEVMEIVNVLKDETLGASMAMLGKTAFAISDTPDNSVEGSIVARVDHCGCRIV; from the coding sequence TTGCAATCATTAGTCTTCGCCCCCTCTCACATAACCGGTTTTTTCGAGATCATTGACCACTCTAACCCTCTAATCAGGGGATCCCGTGGAGCAGGAGTGGTCCTGGACCAGGGAGTCCTGACCACGGTGGATGCATGTGAAGGAAATGGTGAGATCATTATTAAAACCAATGGGAAAACCAATGACCTGAACTTTCCACTGGAAGGTTCAATAACCTATAAAACCTTGGATTTACTCAAAAAACATTTTTCTGAAGAAATAGGATGGGATCAGTTAAAAATAATCGTCAATCATCGGATTAATGTACCTATAGAATCAGGATTCGGTGCATCCGCTGGATTTGCTCTGGGTACATCCATAGGGCTCTCAAAACTCCTTAAACTACCTTTAACATTTAACCAGGCTGCTGCAGTTGCCCATAATGCTGAAGTAGATTTGAAAACAGGTATGGGGGATGTTATGGGGTCAGTGATTGGAGGGTTCCCTGTGCGGATAGAACCCGGTGCCCCGGGATACGGAAAGGCAGATAAACTTCTTGATGGCAGGGAACGTGGCAGTAAGGATGATGGGGAAGGACTCTTTGTAATATCAAAAAGTTTAGGAACCATTGAAACAGCATCGGTACTGAATGATCCGGATATGACGCATAAAGTTAACAGTGTAGCCCGGGACATGCTTCAAAAATTATTACTTAACCCTCAGGTTACAAATTTCATGGATTTATCCCTTGAATTTGCCCAAAAAACTGGACTAATTGACCCTGAAGTGATGGAGATTGTGAATGTCCTTAAGGACGAGACCTTGGGTGCGTCCATGGCCATGCTGGGAAAAACAGCATTTGCCATCTCTGATACACCGGATAATAGTGTGGAGGGATCAATAGTTGCCCGGGTTGACCACTGTGGTTGTAGAATTGTTTAA
- the uppS gene encoding polyprenyl diphosphate synthase has product MSALTPLYRLYEWYISRNLRPELMPKHVAIIMDGNRRFSKIQGNLDAIEGHKKGLSTLERVLDWCVDLGIEIVTAYAFSTENFKRPPNEVEGLMQLFKENFEGIASNKKIHNNQVRVKAVGKLELLPEDVREAIHIAEESTAKYNQRLVNIAIGYDGRMEIIDAIKKIANEVQEGKITPDDINEELVNENLYTAGLEDPNLIIRTSGEERLSGFLLWQSSYSELYFCDSLWPQLRKVDFLRALRSYQQRERRYGV; this is encoded by the coding sequence ATGTCAGCATTAACACCACTTTACAGGCTGTATGAATGGTATATCTCCAGGAACCTCCGACCGGAGCTCATGCCCAAACACGTGGCTATTATTATGGATGGAAACCGTCGTTTTTCCAAGATCCAAGGAAATCTTGATGCTATTGAAGGCCACAAGAAAGGACTTAGCACTTTAGAACGAGTTCTGGACTGGTGTGTTGATCTTGGTATTGAAATCGTTACTGCCTATGCATTCTCCACTGAAAACTTCAAAAGACCACCCAACGAAGTTGAGGGTTTGATGCAACTTTTCAAGGAAAACTTTGAGGGAATAGCCAGTAACAAAAAGATACACAACAACCAGGTCAGGGTAAAGGCAGTAGGTAAATTAGAACTCCTGCCTGAGGATGTCAGGGAAGCCATCCACATAGCCGAGGAATCAACTGCTAAATATAACCAAAGATTGGTAAACATTGCCATTGGATATGATGGGCGTATGGAGATCATTGATGCTATAAAAAAGATAGCTAACGAAGTTCAAGAAGGAAAAATAACTCCGGATGATATTAACGAGGAACTGGTAAATGAAAACCTTTACACTGCCGGTCTGGAGGATCCTAACCTGATTATCAGAACCAGCGGTGAAGAAAGACTCAGCGGATTCCTATTATGGCAATCATCCTACTCTGAACTCTACTTCTGCGATAGTTTATGGCCACAACTCAGGAAAGTCGACTTTTTAAGAGCATTACGTTCTTATCAGCAGAGAGAAAGGCGATACGGAGTTTAA
- a CDS encoding TatD family hydrolase, whose protein sequence is MIDSHCHVDFKVYNKNRQEVISHAQEKLTAIVNSGATLGGNRRTLKLAEEYENFVYPTLGFHPSNASKSDANIIKQALAEIDANIDNAVALGETGLDFNGLDSEEDKNKQIKLFETFLEMAAEYQMPLVIHARDAEEKALEMVKKHHSIPQVIFHCYGGDLQTAWKIIGEGYFISLSTIVCFSEHHQQLAAELPLSQLLTETDSPYLSPFKGQRNEPAFVEETVKTIAKVKSISAEEVANVTDTSAREIFGF, encoded by the coding sequence ATGATCGACAGCCACTGTCATGTTGATTTTAAAGTCTACAATAAAAACCGACAGGAAGTTATCAGCCATGCACAGGAGAAACTCACAGCCATTGTGAATTCTGGAGCCACACTGGGAGGCAACAGACGCACCCTGAAACTGGCAGAGGAATATGAAAATTTTGTATACCCTACCCTGGGATTCCATCCTTCAAACGCATCTAAGTCTGATGCTAATATTATAAAACAGGCTTTAGCAGAAATTGATGCTAATATTGATAATGCAGTTGCTCTTGGTGAGACTGGCCTTGATTTTAATGGTTTAGACAGTGAAGAGGATAAAAACAAACAGATAAAACTCTTTGAAACATTCCTTGAAATGGCAGCAGAGTACCAGATGCCACTGGTGATACATGCCCGAGATGCCGAGGAAAAAGCCCTGGAAATGGTTAAAAAACACCATTCTATTCCCCAAGTAATATTTCACTGTTATGGTGGAGATCTCCAAACTGCCTGGAAGATAATTGGGGAGGGATACTTCATCTCCCTTTCCACTATTGTCTGTTTTTCAGAGCATCATCAACAACTGGCTGCTGAACTACCCCTATCCCAGCTCCTCACAGAAACTGACAGCCCCTATCTTTCACCATTTAAAGGACAGAGAAATGAACCGGCTTTTGTTGAGGAAACTGTTAAAACCATTGCAAAAGTCAAATCAATCTCAGCAGAAGAAGTAGCTAATGTAACTGATACCAGTGCCCGGGAAATATTCGGGTTTTAA
- a CDS encoding MarR family transcriptional regulator: protein MKVFKKKGELTKFQILAEIAKGQPHLRQKDIADELGITVQAVSENLKTLVDEGWVETGSGQARYKITKRGIEKVKTGANDLRKYADQVIDTMNTYKSVWPAIAGEDLKEGEAVWLKMEEGTLYVGKEKTPAHAEVLHDVKKGEDVALVSLGGTIELEPGFVVIIKLPTINQGGTHACDLDHVQELLKKYDNRIQRVGIMGTVSRSMVDKLNIKPDFEFATPQAAVAAANRGLNVLIFAVGKMTRTLTNRMDEEGINYVIEDVLT, encoded by the coding sequence ATGAAAGTTTTTAAGAAAAAAGGGGAACTCACCAAGTTCCAGATCTTAGCGGAGATTGCCAAAGGTCAACCCCATCTACGTCAAAAGGACATTGCTGATGAGTTGGGTATCACAGTCCAGGCAGTTTCAGAGAATTTGAAGACTTTGGTGGATGAAGGATGGGTTGAAACTGGCAGTGGCCAGGCACGTTACAAGATCACCAAGCGTGGGATTGAAAAAGTGAAAACTGGTGCTAATGATCTCCGCAAATATGCGGATCAGGTCATTGACACCATGAATACATATAAATCTGTTTGGCCAGCCATTGCTGGTGAAGACCTAAAGGAAGGAGAAGCAGTATGGCTTAAAATGGAAGAAGGAACCTTATATGTAGGTAAGGAAAAGACTCCAGCCCATGCTGAAGTTCTCCATGATGTGAAAAAGGGTGAAGATGTGGCACTGGTGAGTTTAGGTGGGACAATCGAACTTGAACCTGGATTTGTAGTTATTATCAAACTCCCCACCATTAATCAGGGCGGTACCCATGCCTGTGACCTTGACCATGTTCAGGAACTTCTAAAGAAATATGATAATCGCATCCAGCGGGTGGGTATCATGGGAACTGTCTCCAGATCCATGGTGGATAAACTGAATATCAAACCAGATTTTGAATTTGCCACACCCCAGGCAGCTGTTGCCGCTGCTAACCGGGGTTTAAACGTGCTGATATTTGCAGTGGGTAAGATGACCCGAACTTTAACCAATAGAATGGATGAGGAAGGGATCAACTACGTTATTGAAGATGTTCTGACCTGA
- a CDS encoding uroporphyrinogen-III synthase encodes MNGLEGKVIGITRPLERSQAAVEIVQDHGGIPLVVPTLELEAFASDSLMDLCQRAGEQDWIIFTSPASLESLFKYCPDFKEKLNTHCQVAVIGPRTERVLNDYGIQADIVPEDYTAEGLLKEFQGIDLDKKKIGVPRTFKARDVLPEGLRKMGATVYLAEAYKSTKPHDTSRVQLLVDEIIQGKVDAVTFTSPLTVTNLFEMAGDKKEQLINSFKEGKVLAAAIGPITQKPLEEMGIKSAIPSKYTVKAMLMQLKEEMSH; translated from the coding sequence ATGAATGGATTGGAAGGTAAAGTAATTGGAATAACCCGGCCCCTGGAACGTTCCCAGGCTGCAGTAGAGATAGTTCAGGACCATGGGGGAATTCCTTTAGTGGTTCCCACCCTTGAACTGGAGGCTTTTGCCAGTGACTCTCTAATGGATCTCTGCCAGCGGGCTGGTGAACAGGACTGGATAATATTCACTTCCCCCGCATCACTGGAATCACTGTTTAAATACTGTCCAGATTTTAAGGAAAAACTAAACACCCATTGCCAGGTGGCGGTTATTGGACCTCGCACAGAACGAGTTTTAAATGATTACGGCATCCAGGCAGATATAGTGCCCGAGGATTATACTGCTGAGGGCCTTCTGAAGGAATTCCAGGGAATAGATCTTGATAAAAAGAAGATAGGGGTTCCCCGTACATTCAAAGCAAGAGACGTACTCCCTGAGGGTTTGAGGAAAATGGGGGCCACTGTTTATCTGGCAGAGGCCTACAAATCCACCAAACCTCATGATACCAGCAGGGTTCAGTTGCTGGTGGATGAAATAATCCAGGGGAAAGTTGATGCAGTGACCTTTACCAGCCCTCTAACTGTCACCAATCTCTTTGAAATGGCTGGAGATAAGAAAGAACAGTTAATAAATTCTTTTAAAGAGGGAAAAGTTTTAGCAGCAGCCATTGGCCCCATTACCCAGAAACCTCTGGAAGAAATGGGAATAAAATCAGCCATCCCCTCCAAGTACACTGTAAAGGCCATGTTAATGCAACTAAAGGAAGAGATGAGTCATTAA
- a CDS encoding flavodoxin family protein, which translates to MEKPGGNFNDSMPMKSILVLYSYHHHNTEKIANVFVKVLDAEIKTPQQIKPEKLQEYDLVGFGSGIYSAKHHESLLELADKLPQVNNKKAFLFSTSGITGKSKSAKDHSMLREKLLSKGYTIVDEFQCKGFNTNSFLKLFGGMNKGRPNVKDLKNAEEFVNKLKRTKVY; encoded by the coding sequence ATGGAAAAACCAGGGGGAAACTTTAATGATTCAATGCCAATGAAATCTATTTTGGTTTTGTATTCATATCATCATCATAATACCGAAAAAATAGCGAATGTCTTCGTTAAAGTTCTTGATGCTGAAATAAAAACACCACAACAGATTAAACCCGAAAAACTTCAAGAATATGATTTGGTAGGTTTTGGTTCCGGGATTTATAGTGCAAAACACCATGAATCTCTACTTGAACTTGCTGATAAGTTACCTCAAGTGAACAATAAGAAAGCATTCCTTTTCTCAACCAGTGGCATAACTGGAAAATCCAAATCAGCCAAAGATCATTCAATGCTTAGGGAAAAACTGCTTTCTAAAGGTTACACGATTGTTGATGAATTTCAATGTAAAGGATTTAACACCAATAGTTTTCTTAAACTATTTGGAGGGATGAATAAGGGCAGACCTAATGTAAAAGACCTTAAAAATGCGGAAGAGTTTGTTAATAAGCTGAAAAGAACAAAGGTATATTAA
- the purS gene encoding phosphoribosylformylglycinamidine synthase subunit PurS, protein MKYHAQVEISLKKGMLNPEASTIQRALALLDYQVEDTATIEIVKFTLEAETPDVAREEVVQMCERLLCNPVIHDYQIQIEAAGD, encoded by the coding sequence ATGAAATACCATGCACAAGTTGAAATAAGTCTCAAAAAAGGAATGCTCAATCCAGAAGCTTCCACCATCCAGAGGGCACTGGCCCTTTTAGACTATCAGGTGGAGGATACTGCTACCATTGAAATAGTAAAATTCACACTGGAAGCAGAAACCCCTGATGTGGCCCGTGAGGAAGTGGTCCAGATGTGCGAGCGATTGCTCTGCAACCCGGTGATCCACGACTACCAAATCCAGATTGAAGCTGCAGGTGACTAA
- a CDS encoding signal recognition particle protein Srp19 — protein sequence MKDETRTIIWPVYLDSGKSKSAGRKIPKKQAVSSPKLREITQAAKKLRLNPSVEKYKSYPSSWWEGSGRIIIDRKMSKKEVLIKLSNLINGSRKDK from the coding sequence ATGAAAGATGAAACTAGAACAATCATCTGGCCTGTTTATCTGGATTCGGGAAAGAGCAAATCTGCGGGAAGGAAAATTCCAAAAAAACAGGCTGTAAGCTCACCAAAATTACGTGAAATTACCCAGGCCGCTAAAAAACTGAGATTGAACCCTTCTGTAGAGAAGTATAAATCTTACCCTTCTTCCTGGTGGGAAGGATCAGGAAGGATAATAATTGATCGGAAAATGAGTAAAAAAGAAGTTCTCATTAAACTAAGCAACCTCATCAATGGTTCCCGAAAAGACAAATAA
- a CDS encoding 2,5-diamino-6-(ribosylamino)-4(3H)-pyrimidinone 5'-phosphate reductase gives MKPKVILNAAMTLDGKIATRTGSSEISGQDDFLRVHRLRREMDAIMVGINTVLADDPRLTVHKISANPKDNPVRVVVDSKARTPSEYRILSPEAPTIIAVSNQAPLEKIKTLEEDGKAEVIICGDEHVDLNCLMDQLGNKGIKTLMLEGGSTLNYSMLEAGLVSEVRVCIAPMIAGGTRAKTLVDGDGADYMKDAFRLKFKKSYNLGEDLIVEYAVL, from the coding sequence ATAAAACCTAAAGTTATACTCAATGCAGCCATGACCCTCGATGGAAAGATCGCCACCAGAACTGGTAGTTCTGAAATTTCTGGCCAGGACGATTTTTTAAGGGTGCACAGGCTCCGGAGGGAGATGGATGCTATAATGGTGGGGATAAACACGGTCCTGGCGGATGACCCTCGCCTCACAGTCCACAAAATCTCTGCAAACCCCAAAGACAACCCGGTGAGGGTGGTGGTGGATAGTAAAGCCCGCACACCCTCGGAGTATAGGATTCTCAGCCCGGAAGCCCCCACTATCATCGCAGTTTCCAATCAAGCCCCTCTGGAAAAAATAAAGACTCTTGAAGAGGATGGTAAAGCTGAAGTGATTATCTGCGGGGATGAACATGTTGATTTAAACTGTTTGATGGACCAACTGGGAAATAAAGGGATTAAAACCTTAATGCTTGAAGGAGGGTCCACTTTGAATTATTCCATGCTCGAAGCAGGACTGGTAAGTGAAGTAAGGGTGTGCATAGCCCCTATGATAGCCGGGGGAACCAGGGCTAAGACTCTGGTAGATGGAGATGGAGCAGATTATATGAAAGATGCCTTTCGTTTAAAGTTTAAAAAGAGTTATAATCTGGGAGAAGACCTCATTGTTGAGTATGCTGTTTTATAA